A genomic region of Cherax quadricarinatus isolate ZL_2023a chromosome 42, ASM3850222v1, whole genome shotgun sequence contains the following coding sequences:
- the Prosalpha4 gene encoding proteasome subunit alpha type-7 produces the protein MSGTSYDRAITVFSPDGHLFQVEYAQEAVKKGSTAVGVKGKDVVVLCVEKKSVPKLQEERTVRKICLLDDHVLMAFAGLTADARILVNRARVECQSHKLTVEDPVTLEYITRFIATLKQRYTQSNGRRPFGTSCLIAGFDMDGTPHLYLTDPSGTYTEWMANATGRSAKTVREFLEKHYTDEAVSTEEGAIKLVVRALLEVVQSGAKNVEVAIMKPNEPMKMLDIGSLEKIVAEIEKEKEEEAEKKKQKK, from the exons ATGTCCGGCACCAGTTATGATCGTGCTATCACTGTTTTCAGCCCTGATGGTCACTTATTTCAAGTTGAATATGCCCAGGAGGCCGTCAAGAAGGGCTCGACGGCT GTGGGTGTGAAGGGCAAGGATGTAGTGGTTCTGTGCGTTGAAAAGAAGTCTGTCCCAAAGCTGCAAGAAGAACGCACTGTAAGAAAAATATGCCTCCTTGATGACCATGTACTCATGGCCTTTGCAG GACTGACTGCTGATGCTCGTATCCTAGTAAACAGAGCTCGTGTGGAGTGCCAATCTCACAAACTTACTGTGGAAGATCCTGTCACTTTAGAATACATTACCAG ATTCATAGCTACCTTAAAACAACGTTACACACAAAGCAATGGACGCCGACCGTTCGGTACATCTTGTTTAATTGCTGGCTTTGATATGGATGGAACTCCTCATCTGTATTTAACAGATCCCTCAGGCACTTACACAGAATGGATG GCAAATGCTACTGGTCGAAGTGCTAAAACAGTCCGGGAGTTTTTAGAAAAGCATTACACAGATGAAGCCGTTTCTACAGAGGAAGGAGCCATTAAGTTAGTGGTGCGAGCCCTTCTTGAAGTGGTTCAGTCAGGAGCAAAGAATGTGGAGGTAGCCATCATGAAACCTAATGAACCAATGAAG ATGCTGGATATAGGCAGTCTGGAAAAAATTGTAGCAGAAATTgaaaaggagaaggaagaagaagcaGAGAAAAAGAAGCAGAAGAAGTAA